TGGAAACTTCAAGAAAATTTTAGACAAGTTGAATCGAGTAGATAAATTAAAGAACACGATCGTTGTTTTTCCAACTTATTATCCTAACAGAAGTTTTGTTAATTCAGATTATTACAGGGATCGTCCGTTGAATAAGAATTTTGCTAAGAAAGAATTAACAAAAGATCTAATGCCAGCTGTGGAAAAAAAGTATCACACTTATGCCAAAACTACTGATAATGAAGGTTTCAAAGAATCGCGTCGACACAGGGCTTTCGGCGGTTTCTCCATGGGTTCTATTACCACTTGGTACGTTTTTGAAAATAATTTAAAATATTTTCATGATTTTCTACCGATGGCTGGAGATAGTTGGACCATAAAACCGGATGGAGGAGCGGTTGCTAGTAAAAGAACCGCAAGTCGTTTAGCAGAGTCGACTGATTCACGTTCTTTTCAAATTTTAGCAGCGGTAGGCGCAAATGATGGAACTAGTGGTTCCATGACACCGCAGATAGAAGCTATGTGGAGATTACCAGAATTTAACCACCAGAATTTGAAATATTATACGCAAAAAGGTGG
This sequence is a window from Companilactobacillus alimentarius DSM 20249. Protein-coding genes within it:
- a CDS encoding alpha/beta hydrolase, with translation MSFKSQVVDAATNKSKTETINYRTTYQDKEYKKQATVYVPAKYDNKKKHNIIYLMHGSTESGRDFYQDGNFKKILDKLNRVDKLKNTIVVFPTYYPNRSFVNSDYYRDRPLNKNFAKKELTKDLMPAVEKKYHTYAKTTDNEGFKESRRHRAFGGFSMGSITTWYVFENNLKYFHDFLPMAGDSWTIKPDGGAVASKRTASRLAESTDSRSFQILAAVGANDGTSGSMTPQIEAMWRLPEFNHQNLKYYTQKGGSHSPQSIGKQFEHYAGELFKK